The proteins below come from a single Acidobacteriota bacterium genomic window:
- a CDS encoding anaerobic sulfatase maturase codes for MTPTSRDFQVFAKPVGGACNLACRYCYYHESLSGTPSFRMPGHVLEAYIRQHISASPEETIRFSWHGGEPTLLGLEGFRKIIAVQKAHCPAGRLIANGLQTNGTLINEDWGRFLADEGFSVGLSLDGPREHHDRMRTGGDGAGSFDAAMRGYDILRRFGVLTDVLCVVGAWNAGDPAAVYRFFLDIGAPFVSFLPLVERRPDLPDGPGPDSVPAEAWGDFLCAVFDMWTAGGIGRIKIQIFEEALRTAFGQDHSLCIFRPICGDIPIIEKNGDVFSCDHFVDPEHRLGNIMETPLADLLDSPRQKAFGSAKRDDLPRICATCEVLDMCHGECPKNRFLKSPDGEDGWNYLCRGYKRFFNHCGPFVAQVAEVWRRRTGKVLSEREV; via the coding sequence GTGACTCCGACTTCACGGGATTTCCAGGTCTTCGCCAAGCCGGTCGGAGGCGCGTGTAATCTGGCCTGCCGATATTGTTACTACCACGAAAGCCTTTCGGGAACCCCGTCTTTCCGGATGCCCGGGCACGTGCTGGAGGCCTATATCCGGCAGCACATCTCCGCCTCTCCTGAGGAAACCATCAGGTTTTCCTGGCACGGCGGCGAACCGACACTCCTGGGTTTGGAGGGCTTTCGGAAAATTATCGCCGTTCAAAAAGCTCATTGTCCGGCGGGACGGCTTATCGCCAACGGCCTGCAGACAAACGGAACCCTGATCAACGAAGACTGGGGCCGGTTTCTGGCCGACGAGGGTTTTTCCGTAGGCCTCAGTCTGGACGGCCCCCGCGAACACCATGACCGCATGCGGACGGGCGGTGACGGAGCGGGCTCTTTCGATGCGGCCATGCGCGGTTATGACATCCTTCGGCGCTTCGGCGTTCTGACGGACGTCTTGTGTGTCGTGGGTGCCTGGAATGCCGGAGATCCGGCCGCAGTCTATCGTTTTTTCCTGGACATCGGCGCGCCCTTTGTCAGTTTTCTTCCTCTTGTCGAGAGACGGCCGGATCTTCCGGACGGCCCCGGTCCAGATTCCGTACCGGCCGAAGCCTGGGGTGATTTTCTCTGCGCCGTTTTCGACATGTGGACGGCCGGCGGCATTGGAAGGATCAAGATTCAGATCTTCGAGGAAGCTCTCCGCACGGCCTTCGGACAGGACCATTCGCTCTGCATTTTCCGCCCGATTTGCGGCGATATTCCCATTATTGAAAAAAACGGCGACGTTTTTTCCTGCGACCATTTTGTCGATCCGGAACACCGCCTCGGAAACATTATGGAGACGCCGCTTGCCGATCTCCTGGACAGCCCGCGGCAGAAAGCGTTCGGGTCGGCCAAGCGGGACGATCTGCCTCGTATCTGCGCGACCTGCGAAGTCCTGGACATGTGCCATGGGGAATGCCCGAAAAACCGTTTCCTCAAGTCACCGGACGGCGAGGACGGCTGGAATTACCTGTGCCGGGGATACAAGCGTTTTTTCAACCACTGCGGGCCGTTTGTCGCCCAGGTCGCCGAGGTCTGGCGGCGGCGGACCGGAAAAGTCTTGTCTGAAAGAGAGGTTTAA
- a CDS encoding WD40 repeat domain-containing protein, protein MVILKRFFMISCVLFFAVSLTAQNIDLVDKAKDGFWRNGDGRTLTFGKEEGEPGSVMYKNDVVLEDGKTYGRILYTHPQWKSLGRIEGRLANITVPEGRPRLVIAGGFIQNAQKSDGVRLAVVWIDPQQEKAARTQPLREELLARIKGRTPQEEASSRVLVALDIRYNGRIDRAELDISAYAGKTGDIYLTAEAGTSADSDWAVWTEARIESDPKAPVTPEPPAKAEPLKLLKSFGAHGARIYDAVFSPDGRFIATASAEQLAKIWRVPEGDEVATLSGHSAHVFAAAFSADSRLLATAGGDTTTRIWEVPGGGLKTRLAGHTREVLSAAFRRSGNQVATGSNDGTIRIWNTDDRSELNNFDFAGEAVNSLAFHPNNRWLAAAGTNGRVAILDVNTGSSVREFRGHTLAVYSIRFSQDGNRMVTGSRDGTVRVWNTTGGQFRQWDEGPGYAAAFDPSGRYIVVGHDGQGAIYNVETRERLMTLTHPGGALRGADWQPNGKLVVLAGENGQVRIWEVTID, encoded by the coding sequence ATGGTTATCCTCAAACGTTTTTTTATGATTTCGTGCGTTTTGTTTTTCGCGGTTTCCCTCACCGCGCAAAACATCGATCTCGTCGACAAAGCCAAGGACGGTTTCTGGCGGAATGGAGACGGCCGGACTTTGACATTCGGCAAAGAGGAAGGTGAACCCGGCAGCGTCATGTATAAAAACGACGTCGTCCTCGAAGATGGGAAAACTTATGGACGAATCCTCTATACCCATCCCCAATGGAAATCGCTGGGACGAATCGAGGGCCGCCTGGCCAATATCACAGTCCCCGAGGGCCGGCCGCGGCTGGTGATCGCCGGCGGATTCATCCAGAACGCCCAGAAATCGGACGGCGTTCGTTTGGCCGTTGTCTGGATCGATCCCCAACAGGAAAAGGCGGCCAGGACACAGCCCTTGAGAGAGGAGCTTCTGGCCCGGATCAAGGGGCGAACGCCGCAGGAAGAGGCCTCATCAAGAGTCCTCGTTGCGCTCGACATTCGCTATAACGGACGCATCGACCGGGCAGAGCTGGATATTTCCGCCTATGCGGGAAAAACCGGAGACATCTATCTGACGGCCGAAGCCGGCACCAGCGCCGATTCCGATTGGGCGGTGTGGACCGAGGCCCGGATCGAGTCCGATCCCAAGGCCCCGGTCACGCCTGAACCGCCGGCGAAAGCGGAACCTCTGAAACTCCTGAAATCCTTCGGCGCCCACGGCGCCCGAATCTATGACGCCGTTTTCAGTCCCGACGGCCGGTTCATCGCCACGGCTTCCGCCGAGCAGCTCGCCAAGATCTGGCGCGTGCCCGAGGGAGACGAGGTCGCGACCCTGTCCGGCCATTCGGCCCATGTGTTCGCCGCTGCATTTTCCGCGGACAGCCGTCTTCTGGCCACGGCCGGCGGAGACACCACCACACGGATTTGGGAAGTTCCCGGAGGCGGGCTGAAGACGCGGTTGGCCGGACACACCCGCGAAGTCCTGTCCGCGGCATTCCGCCGGTCCGGCAATCAGGTCGCCACAGGATCGAACGATGGGACCATCAGGATCTGGAATACGGACGACAGAAGCGAACTCAACAACTTCGATTTCGCCGGCGAAGCCGTGAATTCCCTGGCCTTTCACCCCAACAACCGCTGGCTGGCCGCTGCCGGGACGAACGGCCGCGTCGCCATTCTGGATGTCAACACCGGCAGCTCGGTCCGGGAATTCCGCGGCCATACCCTGGCGGTCTACAGCATCCGTTTTTCTCAGGACGGAAACCGCATGGTGACCGGAAGCCGGGACGGCACGGTCCGGGTCTGGAACACAACCGGAGGCCAGTTCCGGCAGTGGGACGAAGGCCCGGGATACGCCGCCGCATTTGATCCCAGCGGACGCTATATCGTCGTCGGGCATGACGGACAGGGAGCCATCTACAATGTGGAAACCCGGGAACGCCTGATGACTCTCACGCATCCCGGCGGCGCTCTCCGGGGAGCAGACTGGCAGCCCAATGGCAAACTCGTCGTGCTGGCCGGTGAAAACGGACAAGTCCGAATCTGGGAAGTCACGATCGACTAG